A portion of the Hoplias malabaricus isolate fHopMal1 chromosome 1, fHopMal1.hap1, whole genome shotgun sequence genome contains these proteins:
- the lim2.5 gene encoding lens intrinsic membrane protein 2.5, translating to MYSFMGGGLFCAIVGNILLVVSTATDYWMQYRLSGSFAHQGLWRYCMSGKCYMQTDSIAYWNATRAFMILSAMSCFAGIIAGILSFAHFSAFERFNRSFAAGIMFFVSTLFVLLAMAIYTGVTVNFLGKRFGDWRFSWSYILGWVALLMTFFAGIFYMCAYRMHECRRVAGPR from the exons ATGTATAGCTTTATGGGAGGGGGCTTATTCTGCGCCATTGTGGGCAACATCCTCCTGGTGGTATCCACAGCAACGGATTACTGGATGCAGTACCGGCTGTCGGGAAGTTTCGCTCACCAGGGCCTGTGGCGCTACTGCATGTCCGGCAAGTGCTACATGCAGACGGACAGCATCG CATACTGGAACGCCACTAGGGCCTTCATGATCCTGTCGGCCATGTCGTGCTTCGCAGGCATCATCGCTGGCATCCTCTCCTTTGCCCACTTCTCTGCCTTTGAGAGATTCAACCGTTCCTTTGCTGCAGGGATCATGTTCTTTGTTTCAA CTCTCTTTGTACTGCTTGCAATGGCTATCTACACCGGTGTGACGGTGAACTTCTTGGGAAAGCGTTTTGGGGACTGGCGTTTCTCTTGGTCCTATATTCTGGGCTGGGTCGCCCTGCTCATGACGTTTTTTGCAG GTATATTTTACATGTGTGCCTACAGGATGCATGAGTGCAGGCGAGTGGCCGGCCCACGCTAG
- the LOC136706353 gene encoding carcinoembryonic antigen-related cell adhesion molecule 6-like — translation LGSNSAPDIAAHYTGVLSLDQSGSLVLWNVPLNYSGTYTVTVTKPGAHEASVSFTLMVYDSLSVISVDTRELDAVEGGPAFSLYYSSSPGQATSWKWFFNGLELADDPRYSITSTRLTINQPSRNDTGQYTVDLRNPFSSGTQSRNITVLYGPDQPFLEVSPTKVSFVSGETLNMTCGAVGEPTPSASWVFQGHTLPGSSSGTLKLTDVQPSQSGTYTCVLTNAKTSARLERNITIDVRGLSSSAIAGIAAGVPCGILLIILFICLVALCVFCYKKQDHNPRYPVSRAVEKAVISQPDLTKPHNLLTNGFKLPPDYNLHVHQMFPERSGPLPVPAASVRMATTV, via the exons TTAGGCTCTAACTCTGCTCCTGACATCGCTGCACACTACACAGGGGTGTTGTCATTGGATCAGAGCGGTTCTCTTGTGCTCTGGAACGTTCCTCTGAATTACAGTGGGACGTACACGGTGACCGTGACGAAGCCTGGGGCTCATGAGGCCTCAGTCAGCTTCACTCTCATGGTGTACG acagtctcaGTGTTATTTCAGTGGACACTCGAGAACTGGACGCTGTTGAGGGGGGTCCAGCGTTCTCTCTGTATTACAGTTCCTCTCCAGGACAGGCCACATCGTGGAAATGGTTCTTTAACGGACTGGAGTTAGCAGACGATCCTCGGTACTCGATAACAAGCACGAGACTGACCATAAACCAACCGAGCCGTAACGACACCGGACAATACACGGTGGACCTCAGAAACCCGTTCAGCTCCGgaacacaaagcaggaacattaCGGtgctgt ATGGACCAGATCAGCCGTTTCTGGAGGTCAGTCCAACAAAAGTGTCCTTTGTGTCCGGAGAGACTCTGAACATGACCTGTGGAGCTGTAGGGGAACCTACCCCCTCGGCCTCCTGGGTTTTTCAAGGTCATACCCTTCCTGGCTCCTCCAGCGGGACGCTCAAACTGACCGACGTCCAGCCCAGCCAGAGCGGGACATACACTTGTGTTCTGACCAACGCCAAGACCAGCGCTCGTCTTGAGAGGAACATCACCATAGACGTCCGGG GCCTAAGTAGCTCAGCTATTGCTGGAATAGCAGCTGGAGTCCCCTGTGGTATTCTCCTCATTATCCTTTTCATCTGCCTCGTTGccttgtgtgttttctgttataaaaaacaag ACCATAATCCCAGGTATCCTGTATCAAGAGCAGTGGAGAAG GCTGTGATCAGTCAGCCTGATCTGACCAAACCTCACAACCTACTGACCAATGGATTTAAACTACCCCCTGACTATAATCTTCACGTCCACCAG ATGTTTCCTGAGCGGTCCGGCCCACTGCCAGTCCCTGCCGCATCGGTCCGAATGGCCACCACAGTGTAA
- the LOC136668104 gene encoding carcinoembryonic antigen-related cell adhesion molecule 6-like, whose product MSLGVCTFTRGAFVLICLITGGDSGLVVSPTGQTQVQALHGKNVTLGVSVTGVSAPLLTWTRGAVPLASWILGSKLAPNINPQYKRMLSVDHSGSLVLWNVLPSCSGKYTVTVTKPGAHGGSVSFTLVVYDALSSISVDTSDLDAVEGGPAFSLYYISSPGQATSWKWFFNGLKLRNCTRYSITNTSLTINSPSRNDTGQYTVELRNPVSSRTQSKNITVLYGPDQPFLEVSPTNVSFVSGQTLNLTCGAVGEPTPSASWVFQGHTLPASSSGTLKLTNVQPSQSGTYTCVLTNAKTSARLERNITIDVRGLQAANSAIAGIAAGVPWGILLALISPRL is encoded by the exons ATGTCTCTTGGGGTTTGTACGTTTACCAGAGGGGCGTTTGTCCTCATCTGCTTAATAACAG GTGGTGACTCTGGACTGGTCGTCTCGCCCACTGGACAGACGCAGGTCCAGGCTCTTCACGGCAAAAATGTGACATTGGGTGTTTCTGTTACTGGGGTCAGTGCACCTTTGTTAACATGGACTCGTGGGGCTGTGCCTTTGGCGAGCTGGATTTTAGGCTCTAAACTTGCTCCAAATATCAACCCCCAGTACAAGAGAATGTTATCAGTAGATCACAGCGGTTCTCTTGTGCTCTGGAACGTTCTCCCCAGTTGCAGTGGAAAATACACAGTGACAGTGACGAAGCCTGGGGCTCACGGGGGCTCAGTCAGCTTCACTCTCGTGGTGTACG ATGCTCTCAGCAGTATTTCAGTGGACACTTCAGACCTGGACGCTGTTGAGGGGGGTCCAGCGTTCTCTCTGTATTACATTTCCTCTCCAGGACAGGCCACATCGTGGAAATGGTTCTTTAACGGACTGAAGTTAAGAAACTGTACTCGGTATTCGATAACAAACACGAGTCTGACCATAAACAGTCCGAGCCGTAACGACACCGGACAATACACAGTGGAACTCAGAAACCCAGTCAGCTCCCGAACACAAAGCAAGAACATTACGGtgctgt aTGGACCAGATCAGCCGTTTCTGGAGGTCAGCCCAACAAATGTGTCCTTTGTGTCCGGGCAGACTCTGAACCTGACCTGTGGAGCTGTAGGGGAACCTACCCCCTCGGCCTCCTGGGTTTTTCAAGGCCATACCCTTCCTGCCTCCTCCAGCGGGACGCTCAAACTGACCAACGTCCAGCCCAGCCAGAGCGGGACATACACTTGTGTCCTGACCAACGCCAAGACCAGCGCTCGTCTTGAGAGGAACATCACCATAGACGTCCGGG gccTGCAAGCTGCAAACTCAGCTATTGCTGGAATAGCCGCTGGAGTCCCCTGGGGTATCCTCCTCGCCCTCATCTCCCCCAGACTATAA
- the LOC136710803 gene encoding free fatty acid receptor 2-like — protein MTTVINNWVLLSAYMLTFLIGLPANILALYAFIKKLVDRPTPTDILLLNLTASDIVFLLFLPLKMYEAGSYLQWHLPEILCSITSFVFFTTIYTSSLLLMAVSVDRYLGVAFPIAYRKFRKGLYAIAGSAFIWVFSGFHCTIVFFVVHLGEKNRTRPKTTCYENFTSSQKEIVLPVRLEFFVVLCLVPMLVCAFCYLNCIWILYTRPRITKEKKQRAIGMALGTLTVFLVCFLPYNISHLVGFVSNESPQWRYYTLLLSTFNTCLDPIIFYFSSSTYRNTTKVSFWKLLSFKHFKGRRGNKDPESNSQISNIMDRDKSTDSGCTPSALTLTVQILRTEISTKGSLAEHPDEACQT, from the coding sequence ATGACCACTGTGATCAACAACTGGGTCCTCCTCTCAGCCTACATGCTGACGTTTCTGATCGGTCTGCCGGCCAACATCCTGGCCCTCTATGCCTTCATCAAGAAGCTGGTGGATCGCCCAACACCTACGGACATCCTGCTGCTGAACCTCACCGCCTCAGACATcgtttttctccttttcttgcCTTTAAAGATGTACGAGGCCGGGTCCTACCTCCAGTGGCACCTTCCCGAGATCCTTTGCTCCATCACCTCCTTCGTCTTCTTCACTACTATCTACACAAGCTCGCTGCTGCTGATGGCTGTCAGTGTTGACCGCTACCTGGGAGTGGCCTTCCCCATCGCGTACCGCAAGTTTCGCAAGGGCCTGTATGCCATTGCCGGAAGTGCCTTCATCTGGGTGTTCAGCGGATTTCACTGCACCATTGTCTTTTTTGTGGTCCACTTGGGCGAGAAAAACAGAACTCGCCCCAAAACCACCTGCTACGAGAACTTCACCAGCAGCCAGAAGGAGATTGTGCTCCCGGTCCGCCTGGAGTTCTTTGTGGTCCTCTGCCTGGTTCCCATGTTGGTCTGCGCTTTCTGCTACCTCAACTGCATTTGGATCCTCTACACCAGACCCCGGATCACCAAAGAGAAGAAGCAGCGGGCCATCGGGATGGCTCTAGGCACCTTGACCGTCTTCCTGGTCTGCTTCTTGCCCTACAACATCTCCCACTTAGTGGGCTTCGTCTCCAATGAAAGTCCTCAGTGGAGGTACTATACCCTGCTGCTCAGCACCTTCAATACCTGCCTGGACCCTATCATCTTCTACTTCTCCTCCAGCACCTACCGCAACACCACCAAGGTCTCCTTCTGGAAACTCCTGTCTTTCAAGCACTTCAAAGGACGCAGAGGCAACAAGGATCCAGAGTCCAACTCTCAGATTTCCAACATTATGGACAGGGACAAAAGCACAGACTCTGGGTGTACGCCTTCAGCACTGACCTTGACTGTTCAAATACTCAGAACTGAGATATCAACCAAGGGATCACTCGCAGAACATCCTGACGAGGCTTGTCAGACCTGA
- the etfb gene encoding electron transfer flavoprotein subunit beta: MAARVLVGVKRVIDYAVKIRVKPDSTGVVTDGVKHSMNPFCEIAVEEAVRLKEKKLIKEVVAVSCGPQQVQETIRTALAMGADRGIHVEVSGKDYDSLGPLQVSKILAALAKKEEASLVILGKQAIDDDCNQTGQMTAALLDWPQGTFASEVTIDGDKLKVIREIDGGLETIKINMPAVVTADLRLNTPRYATLPNIMKAKKKKITNVKPADLGVDVTSRVEVLSVEEPPQRQAGVKVETVDDLVSKLRETGRI; this comes from the exons ATGGCAGCGCGGGTCCTGGTCGGAGTGAAGCGTGTCATTGACTACGCCGTGAAG ATCCGAGTGAAGCCTGACAGCACCGGAGTGGTTACAGATGGCGTGAAACACTCGATGAACCCTTTCTGTGAGATCGCCGTGGAGGAGGCCGTCCGGCTCAAAGAGAAGAAGCTGATCAAAGAGGTGGTGGCGGTCAGCTGTGGACCACAGCAAGTCCAG gagacCATTCGTACGGCACTGGCTATGGGAGCTGACCGCGGGATTCATGTGGAAGTTTCTGGGAAAGACTACGACTCTCTCGGACCTCTGCAGGTTTCCAAGATCCTGGCAGCTCTGGCCAAGAAAGAGGAGGCGTCCCTGGTCATCCTCGGGAAACAG GCGATTGACGATGACTGTAATCAGACCGGACAGATGACAGCAGCCCTCTTGGACTGGCCCCAG GGGACCTTTGCCTCGGAGGTGACCATTGATGGGGACAAATTGAAGGTGATCCGAGAGATCGACGGTGGACTGGAGACCATTAAGATCAACATGCCAGCGGTGGTCACTGCTGACCTCCGCCTCAACACGCCCAGATACGCCACACTGCCAAATATCATG AAAgccaagaagaagaagatcaCAAACGTTAAGCCTGCAGATCTGGGTGTGGATGTGACCTCCCGAGTGGAGGTCCTGAGCGTGGAAGAGCCTCCGCAGAGGCAGGCTGGAGTGAAGGTGGAGACAGTGGACGACCTGGTCAGTAAACTGAGGGAGACAGGGAGGATTTAG